A single Brassica rapa cultivar Chiifu-401-42 chromosome A04, CAAS_Brap_v3.01, whole genome shotgun sequence DNA region contains:
- the LOC103863677 gene encoding uncharacterized protein LOC103863677 isoform X1, whose translation MRKNSSDPRKVTRTKVWVAGHTHSDGRPEKIKKIDSEMGSSSDNVGEDAVTQVLGKDKPGRIRGMGRGVTATKLAFLHARDSHVQKLQDTQAELINKIEDLQNVVKDLAGQKKKNDYRSSYEVSDISKGGIRCQLLDWVSNDDVVVAEGEYHSSEPYYKIGRIPLGPNAAAVVVKSVSVETASIWRPTATCARLAQAVGVKIAWPAYKIILDDDIDLSSNGNINGSEPTDASFGKVQIFDYWKSEEELIAECVLLSTDPVELVNQVLLGPNAAILRVDLVVKSDAFIWRPTREMTKMGDALHGKIAWPIDKILLPDEDSPKESNKNSIQSGSNSSGCSSKGGKQKCGLLDCNNSGHRVALGRVFSTDPAEKVHFVPLGPNASKVWVEVSEYDGARVWMPNSEIEYIGDAVGSTVAWPNDKLVLLQERSVAFELVMLLC comes from the exons ATG AGGAAAAACAGTAGTGATCCTAGAAAGGTAACTAGAACAAAGGTTTGGGTCGCTGGTCACACGCATTCTGATGGAAGACCT GAGAAGATTAAGAAAATTGACAGTGAAATGGGGTCAAGTTCAGATAATGTCGGTGAAGATGCTGTCACTCAGGTGCTAGGAAAGGATAAACCAGGAAGAATTAGGGGGATGGGGAGAGGGGTTACTGCAACCAAGTTGGCATTCTTACATGCTAGAGACTCCCATGTTCAGAAGCTTCAAGATACACAAGCAGAACTAATCAACAAGATTGAAGATTTGCAAAATGTGGTCAAAGACTTAGCCGGCCAAAAG AAAAAAAACGATTATCGTTCTAGCTATGAAGTAAGTGATATTAGCAAGGGAGGAATAAGGTGCCAACTACTTGATTGGGTTTCCAATGATGATGTCGTTGTTGCTGAAGGAGAATACCACTCTAGTGAACCCTATTATAAGATTGGTCGAATTCCATTGGGTCCAAATGCGGCTGCTGTAGTAGTGAAGTCTGTCTCAGTAGAAACAGCATCTATATGGAGACCTACAGCAACTTGTGCTAGGCTTGCTCAGGCGGTTGGAGTGAAAATTGCATGGCCAGCTTATAAGATAATCCTGGACGATGATATTGACTTATCAAGCAATGGTAACATCAACGGATCAGAG CCTACTGATGCGTCTTTTGGAAAAGTTCAAATCTTTGACTACTGGAAATCAGAAGAAGAATTAATTGCTGAGTGTGTATTGTTGTCGACTGATCCTGTTGAACTAGTGAACCAAGTACTGCTAGGACCGAATGCTGCAATTCTTAGAGTGGATTTGGTTGTGAAATCTGATGCTTTTATTTGGAGACCTACTCGTGAAATGACCAAGATGGGTGATGCCCTACATGGGAAAATTGCATGGCCTATCGATAAGATACTACTACCTGATGAAGATTCACCAAAAGAATCAAACAAGAATTCCATTCAG AGTGGTAGTAACAGCAGTGGTTGTAGCAGCAAAGGTGGTAAACAGAAGTGCGGTCTCTTGGACTGTAATAACTCTGGACACAGAGTGGCTTTAGGTCGTGTGTTCTCAACTGATCCAGCAGAGAAGGTGCATTTCGTCCCTTTAGGTCCCAATGCTTCTAAGGTTTGGGTAGAGGTTTCCGAGTACGATGGGGCACGAGTGTGGATGCCAAACTCAGAAATTGAATACATTGGTGATGCAGTTGGAAGCACGGTGGCTTGGCCAAATGACAAGCTTGTTTTATTGCAAGAAAGATCTGTTGCTTTTGAACTTGTTATGCTATTATGCTAG
- the LOC103863677 gene encoding uncharacterized protein LOC103863677 isoform X2, with protein MEKIKKIDSEMGSSSDNVGEDAVTQVLGKDKPGRIRGMGRGVTATKLAFLHARDSHVQKLQDTQAELINKIEDLQNVVKDLAGQKKKNDYRSSYEVSDISKGGIRCQLLDWVSNDDVVVAEGEYHSSEPYYKIGRIPLGPNAAAVVVKSVSVETASIWRPTATCARLAQAVGVKIAWPAYKIILDDDIDLSSNGNINGSEPTDASFGKVQIFDYWKSEEELIAECVLLSTDPVELVNQVLLGPNAAILRVDLVVKSDAFIWRPTREMTKMGDALHGKIAWPIDKILLPDEDSPKESNKNSIQSGSNSSGCSSKGGKQKCGLLDCNNSGHRVALGRVFSTDPAEKVHFVPLGPNASKVWVEVSEYDGARVWMPNSEIEYIGDAVGSTVAWPNDKLVLLQERSVAFELVMLLC; from the exons ATG GAGAAGATTAAGAAAATTGACAGTGAAATGGGGTCAAGTTCAGATAATGTCGGTGAAGATGCTGTCACTCAGGTGCTAGGAAAGGATAAACCAGGAAGAATTAGGGGGATGGGGAGAGGGGTTACTGCAACCAAGTTGGCATTCTTACATGCTAGAGACTCCCATGTTCAGAAGCTTCAAGATACACAAGCAGAACTAATCAACAAGATTGAAGATTTGCAAAATGTGGTCAAAGACTTAGCCGGCCAAAAG AAAAAAAACGATTATCGTTCTAGCTATGAAGTAAGTGATATTAGCAAGGGAGGAATAAGGTGCCAACTACTTGATTGGGTTTCCAATGATGATGTCGTTGTTGCTGAAGGAGAATACCACTCTAGTGAACCCTATTATAAGATTGGTCGAATTCCATTGGGTCCAAATGCGGCTGCTGTAGTAGTGAAGTCTGTCTCAGTAGAAACAGCATCTATATGGAGACCTACAGCAACTTGTGCTAGGCTTGCTCAGGCGGTTGGAGTGAAAATTGCATGGCCAGCTTATAAGATAATCCTGGACGATGATATTGACTTATCAAGCAATGGTAACATCAACGGATCAGAG CCTACTGATGCGTCTTTTGGAAAAGTTCAAATCTTTGACTACTGGAAATCAGAAGAAGAATTAATTGCTGAGTGTGTATTGTTGTCGACTGATCCTGTTGAACTAGTGAACCAAGTACTGCTAGGACCGAATGCTGCAATTCTTAGAGTGGATTTGGTTGTGAAATCTGATGCTTTTATTTGGAGACCTACTCGTGAAATGACCAAGATGGGTGATGCCCTACATGGGAAAATTGCATGGCCTATCGATAAGATACTACTACCTGATGAAGATTCACCAAAAGAATCAAACAAGAATTCCATTCAG AGTGGTAGTAACAGCAGTGGTTGTAGCAGCAAAGGTGGTAAACAGAAGTGCGGTCTCTTGGACTGTAATAACTCTGGACACAGAGTGGCTTTAGGTCGTGTGTTCTCAACTGATCCAGCAGAGAAGGTGCATTTCGTCCCTTTAGGTCCCAATGCTTCTAAGGTTTGGGTAGAGGTTTCCGAGTACGATGGGGCACGAGTGTGGATGCCAAACTCAGAAATTGAATACATTGGTGATGCAGTTGGAAGCACGGTGGCTTGGCCAAATGACAAGCTTGTTTTATTGCAAGAAAGATCTGTTGCTTTTGAACTTGTTATGCTATTATGCTAG
- the LOC103863570 gene encoding uncharacterized protein LOC103863570: MPVRHNIDVMHVEKNVSDALLSILMHSRKSKDGLKARKDLEDMGIRSNLHTEVRGKKTYLPPAAYWLSKEEKKKFCRRLSNFRGPDGYCANISNCVSLDPPSIGGMKSHDHHVVMQNLLPVALRGLLPRGPRLAVTWICNYFNRLCQRIIDPEKIIKLEEEIVETMCQLERYFPPSLFDIMFHLPLHLAREARLGGPVHFRWMYPFERYMKTLKAFVKNFARPEACMAEGYLAGECLAFCMEFLQKSVPVEEAMTRNEDVETTQNVLVGRTLHKATEVSLTDKERDFAHRYILMNTAVIDPYVQMHLEELQNSDVRCAKNETILWKYHTKRFSQWIKEKIPNNSKDHSQRLRWLAFGPRNIAHTYRGFVVNGYRYHTDDMQRKTQNSGVAYEAFSMCRASAKDSRQQADIVTYYGVIKKIILLDYHMFQVPLFRCSWAHKGRGLKEEDGFTLVNLHMNQSTFANDPYIMPAQAKQVFYSREEDSSPWYVVMRAPPRGYHELETEEEICSATLAVQPEEDMGDQSSDDESFCVRNDCEGQLIYE, encoded by the exons ATGCCTGTTAGGCATAACATAGATGTTATGCACGTGGAGAAAAATGTCTCTGATGCATTGCTATCTATTCTGATGCATAGTAGGAAATCAAAGGATGGCCTCAAAGCAAGAAAAGATTTAGAAGACATGGGTATTAGAAGCAACTTGCATACTGAAGTTAGGGGAAAGAAGACTTATTTGCCTCCAGCTGCGTATTGGCTTTCtaaggaagaaaaaaagaaattttgcaGAAGGTTATCCAACTTCAGAGGCCCTGATGGTTACTGTGCCAATATCTCCAACTGTGTCTCACTGGATCCTCCCTCTATTGGCGGCATGAAGTCACATGACCATCATGTTGTAATGCAGAATCTGTTACCGGTTGCGTTGAGAGGTCTACTTCCACGAGGTCCTCGTCTTGCAGTGACTTGGATATGCAATTACTTCAACAGACTGTGTCAACGCATCATTGATCCAGAGAAGATTATTAAACTAGAAGAAGAAATTGTGGAGACAATGTGTCAGCTAGAGAGATACTTTCCTCCATCTCTGTTTGATATCATGTTTCATCTTCCACTCCATCTAGCAAGAGAAGCACGCTTGGGTGGCCCTGTACACTTCAGGTGGATGTATCCCTTTGAGAG GTATATGAAGACACTAAAAGCTTTTGTCAAGAATTTTGCAAGACCAGAAGCTTGTATGGCCGAGGGTTATTTGGCTGGTGAATGCCTTGCATTTTGTATGGAGTTCCTGCAGAAATCTGTTCCAGTTGAAGAAGCAATGACACGAAACGAAGATGTTGAGACGACTCAGAATGTTCTTGTAGGCCGAACGCTGCATAAAGCAACAGAAGTGAGTCTTACTGACAAAGAGAGAGATTTTGCTCACCGGTATATCCTCATGAATACTGCAGTGATCGACCCTTATGTTCA GATGCATTTAGAAGAACTTCAAAATTCGGATGTAAGATGTGCAAAAAATGAAACCATCTTATGGAAGTATCATACAAAAAGGTTTTCACAGTGGATTAAAGAGAAG ATACCAAATAACTCCAAGGACCATTCGCAAAGGCTGAGATGGCTTGCTTTTGGACCAAGAAATATTGCTCACACCTACAGGGGATTTGTAGTTAATGGCTATCGATACCATACAGACGATATGCAGAGGAAGACACAGAACAGTGGAGTAGCATATGAAGCCTTTTCGATGTGCAGAGCTAGTGCCAAAGATTCGAGGCAACAGGCTGATATAGTAACATACTATGGCGTGATAAAGAAGATCATTTTGCTTGACTATCACATGTTTCAAGTGCCTTTGTTTAGGTGCAGTTGGGCTCATAAAGGTAGAGGACTTAAAGAGGAAGACGGTTTCACACTAGTGAATCTCCATATGAACCAGTCAACATTTGCAAACGATCCGTACATTATGCCTGCGCAAGCTAAACAAGTGTTCTATTCTAGAGAGGAAGATAGCTCTCCTTGGTATGTAGTGATGAGAGCACCACCACGAGGGTATCATGAGTTAGAGACAGAAGAAGAGATTTGTTCTGCAACGTTAGCAGTCCAGCCTGAAGAAGATATGGGAGATCAATCATCCGATGACGAGAGTTTCTGTGTTAGGAATGACTGTGAGGGTCAactaatatatgaataa
- the LOC117133756 gene encoding uncharacterized protein LOC117133756 isoform X1, with the protein MFCPCVDCRNVCHQSSETVFEHLVIRGMDPKYKICKFWSKHGDIRPDKPCDINSSENEAYELVRTAFMASEDHQSAQQESAEAFAGIDRPEEAEFRKKLEDAETPLYSQCAKYTKVAAIMGLYRIKVKSGMSESYFDQLLALIHDMLPKENVLPKSTDEVKKFLKQFGFGYDVIHACKNDCILYRKKYEDSVSCPRCSESRWEKDKHTGEEKKGIPAKVLWYFPIKDRFRRMFRSKRLAEDLCWHSSNASTDGTMRHPVDSVTWGQTNSKWPEFAAEARNLRLGISTDGMNPFSIQNTKYSTWPVLLVNYNMGPTQCMKSENIMLTMLIPSLTAPSNNIDVYLQPLIEDLKSLWTEGMAVYDSFKKEIFNLRAMLMWSITDYHGLGTLAGCKVKGKQACNVCGKDTPHRWLKFSRKHVYMGNMKRLMPNHPYRRRKRWFDNTVELGTANRIQSGAEICDSLRDFKNDFGKKVK; encoded by the coding sequence ATGTTCTGCCCTTGTGTTGATTGCCGCAATGTCTGCCATCAGTCTAGTGAAACAGTTTTCGAGCATCTTGTGATTAGAGGGATGGATCCGAAGTACAAGATTTGTAAATTCTGGTCTAAACACGGAGATATAAGGCCTGATAAGCCATGTGATATCAACTCGTCTGAGAATGAGGCGTATGAGTTGGTTAGAACAGCTTTCATGGCAAGTGAAGACCATCAGTCAGCTCAGCAGGAGAGTGCAGAGGCGTTTGCGGGTATTGACAGACCAGAAGAAGCTGAGTTCAGAAAAAAATTGGAGGATGCAGAAACTCCGTTGTACTCTCAGTGTGCTAAATACACAAAGGTTGCTGCGATCATGGGACTCTACAGGATTAAGGTCAAAAGTGGGATGTCTGAGAGCTATTTTGATCAGTTATTGGCGTTAATTCATGACATGCTTCCGAAGGAGAATGTGCTACCTAAGTCTACAGATGAGGTTAAGAAATTTTTGAAACAGTTTGGGTTTGGGTATGATGTCATCCACGCCTGCAAGAACGACTGTATCTTGTACAGGAAGAAGTATGAGGATTCGGTCAGCTGTCCAAGATGCAGTGAATCAAGATGGGAGAAGGATAAGCATACTGGTGAAGAGAAGAAAGGGATTCCGGCTAAGGTGCTTTGGTATTTTCCGATAAAAGACAGGTTCAGAAGAATGTTTAGATCAAAGCGTTTGGCGGAGGACTTGTGTTGGCATTCCTCAAATGCTTCTACCGATGGAACTATGCGACATCCAGTGGATTCCGTGACTTGGGGTCAGACTAACAGCAAATGGCCGGAGTTTGCTGCTGAAGCAAGAAACCTAAGACTAGGTATCTCTACTGATGGCATGAATCCGTTCTCCATCCAGAACACCAAGTATAGCACATGGCCTGTTCTCTTAGTCAACTACAACATGGGTCCGACTCAGTGCATGAAATCCGAGAACATTATGTTGACAATGTTGATACCTAGCCTAACCGCACCAAGCAACAACATTGACGTCTATCTCCAGCCACTGATAGAGGACCTGAAGAGTTTGTGGACAGAAGGTATGGCAGTGTATGATTCGTTTAAAAAGGAGATTTTCAATCTTAGAGCTATGTTGATGTGGAGTATCACCGACTATCATGGTTTAGGTACATTAGCTGGCTGTAAAGTGAAGGGGAAGCAAGCCTGTAATGTCTGTGGCAAGGATACACCGCATAGGTGGCTAAAGTTTAGTCGCAAACACGTTTACATGGGGAACATGAAGCGTCTCATGCCTAATCATCCTTATAGAAGAAGGAAAAGATGGTTTGACAACACGGTGGAGCTTGGTACTGCAAATAGGATTCAGAGTGGTGCTGAAATTTGTGATAGTCTTAGGGATTTTAAAAACGACTTTGGGAAAAAAGTTAAGTAA
- the LOC117133756 gene encoding uncharacterized protein LOC117133756 isoform X2 gives MFCPCVDCRNVCHQSSETVFEHLVIRGMDPKYKICKFWSKHGDIRPDKPCDINSSENEAYELVRTAFMASEDHQSAQQESAEAFAGIDRPEEAEFRKKLEDAETPLYSQCAKYTKVAAIMGLYRIKVKSGMSESYFDQLLALIHDMLPKENVLPKSTDEVKKFLKQFGFGYDVIHACKNDCILYRKKYEDSVSCPRCSESRWEKDKHTGEEKKGIPAKVLWYFPIKDRFRRMFRSKRLAEDLCWHSSNASTDGTMRHPVDSVTWGQTNSKWPEFAAEARNLRLGISTDGMNPFSIQNTKYSTWPVLLVNYNMGPTQCMKSENIMLTMLIPSLTAPSNNIDVYLQPLIEDLKSLWTEGTLAGCKVKGKQACNVCGKDTPHRWLKFSRKHVYMGNMKRLMPNHPYRRRKRWFDNTVELGTANRIQSGAEICDSLRDFKNDFGKKVK, from the exons ATGTTCTGCCCTTGTGTTGATTGCCGCAATGTCTGCCATCAGTCTAGTGAAACAGTTTTCGAGCATCTTGTGATTAGAGGGATGGATCCGAAGTACAAGATTTGTAAATTCTGGTCTAAACACGGAGATATAAGGCCTGATAAGCCATGTGATATCAACTCGTCTGAGAATGAGGCGTATGAGTTGGTTAGAACAGCTTTCATGGCAAGTGAAGACCATCAGTCAGCTCAGCAGGAGAGTGCAGAGGCGTTTGCGGGTATTGACAGACCAGAAGAAGCTGAGTTCAGAAAAAAATTGGAGGATGCAGAAACTCCGTTGTACTCTCAGTGTGCTAAATACACAAAGGTTGCTGCGATCATGGGACTCTACAGGATTAAGGTCAAAAGTGGGATGTCTGAGAGCTATTTTGATCAGTTATTGGCGTTAATTCATGACATGCTTCCGAAGGAGAATGTGCTACCTAAGTCTACAGATGAGGTTAAGAAATTTTTGAAACAGTTTGGGTTTGGGTATGATGTCATCCACGCCTGCAAGAACGACTGTATCTTGTACAGGAAGAAGTATGAGGATTCGGTCAGCTGTCCAAGATGCAGTGAATCAAGATGGGAGAAGGATAAGCATACTGGTGAAGAGAAGAAAGGGATTCCGGCTAAGGTGCTTTGGTATTTTCCGATAAAAGACAGGTTCAGAAGAATGTTTAGATCAAAGCGTTTGGCGGAGGACTTGTGTTGGCATTCCTCAAATGCTTCTACCGATGGAACTATGCGACATCCAGTGGATTCCGTGACTTGGGGTCAGACTAACAGCAAATGGCCGGAGTTTGCTGCTGAAGCAAGAAACCTAAGACTAGGTATCTCTACTGATGGCATGAATCCGTTCTCCATCCAGAACACCAAGTATAGCACATGGCCTGTTCTCTTAGTCAACTACAACATGGGTCCGACTCAGTGCATGAAATCCGAGAACATTATGTTGACAATGTTGATACCTAGCCTAACCGCACCAAGCAACAACATTGACGTCTATCTCCAGCCACTGATAGAGGACCTGAAGAGTTTGTGGACAGAAG GTACATTAGCTGGCTGTAAAGTGAAGGGGAAGCAAGCCTGTAATGTCTGTGGCAAGGATACACCGCATAGGTGGCTAAAGTTTAGTCGCAAACACGTTTACATGGGGAACATGAAGCGTCTCATGCCTAATCATCCTTATAGAAGAAGGAAAAGATGGTTTGACAACACGGTGGAGCTTGGTACTGCAAATAGGATTCAGAGTGGTGCTGAAATTTGTGATAGTCTTAGGGATTTTAAAAACGACTTTGGGAAAAAAGTTAAGTAA
- the LOC103863571 gene encoding selenium-binding protein 1-like encodes MAMEAEVIAPVSKGGSRGCCKSGPGYATPLAAMSGPSEKLIYVTAVYNGTGREKPDYLATVDVDPNSPTYSSVIHRLPMPFVGDELHHSGWNSCSSCHGDASADRRYLVLPSLVSGRIYAIDTKADPRAPSLYKYVDPKEIAEKTGLAYPHTAHCLASGEIMVSCLGDEEGNAKGNGFLLLDSDFNIKTRWEKEGHSPLFGYDFWYQPRHKTMISTSWGAPKAFTKGFDLQDVADGLYGSHLHVYTWPGGEMKQLIDLGETGLLPLEIRYLHDPSKDTGFVGGALSSNMIRFFKNSDDTWSHEVVIYVKPLKVENWFLPEMPGLITDFLISLDDRFMYFVNWLHGDIRQYNIEDPKNPVLTGQIWVGGLLQKGSPVKAVREDGSTYQFDVPQIKGKSLRGGPQMIQLSLDGKRLYATNSLFSAWDRQFYPELMDKGSHIIQIDVDTEKGGLSINPDFFVDFGDEPDGPALAHEMRYPGGDCTSDIWI; translated from the exons ATGGCGATGGAAGCTGAAGTTATAGCTCCTGTGAGCAAGGGCGGAAGCAGGGGATGTTGCAAGTCAGGTCCCGGTTATGCTACGCCACTGGCCGCCATGTCCGGACCATCGGAAAAGCTCATCTACGTCACTGCCGTCTACAATG GAACGGGACGAGAGAAGCCGGATTACTTGGCAACGGTGGATGTCGATCCAAACTCACCAACGTATTCAAGCGTCATTCACAGACTGCCAATGCCTTTTGTGGGGGATGAGCTTCATCATTCTGGTTGGAACTCATGCAGCTCTTGCCATGGTGATGCTTCTGCTGATAGACGCTATCTCGTGTTACCATCCCTTGT ATCTGGTCGCATCTATGCGATTGACACAAAGGCAGACCCGAGGGCACCGTCTTTGTATAAGTATGTTGATCCTAAAGAGATTGCTGAAAAGACTGGGTTGGCGTATCCACACACAGCTCATTGTCTTGCCTCTGGTGAAATCATGGTGTCCTGTCTTGGAGACGAAGAGGGAAACGCCAAGGGAAATGGGTTTCTCCTCCTTGACTCTGATTTCAACATCAAGACTAG GTGGGAGAAAGAAGGACATAGTCCCTTGTTTGGTTATGATTTCTGGTACCAACCGCGTCACAAGACAATGATCAGCACTTCTTGGGGAGCACCTAAAGCCTTCACCAAAGGTTTTGATCTCCAAGACGTTGCTGATGGCTTGTACGGAAGCCATCTACATGTTTATACTTGGCCAGGAGGTGAAATGAAACAATTAATTGACCTTGGAGAGACTGGTCTCTTACCTTTGGAG ATTAGATACTTGCACGATCCCTCTAAAGACACAGGATTTGTTGGGGGTGCTTTATCAAGTAATATGATAAGATTTTTCAAGAACAGTGATGACACCTGGAGCCATGAG gtGGTTATATATGTTAAACCCCTCAAAGTAGAGAACTGGTTTCTGCCAGAAATGCCAGGGCTTATCACTGACTTCTTGATCTCACTAGATGACCGGTTCATGTACTTTGTGAACTGGCTTCATGGAGACATTCGCCAGTACAACATCGAAGACCCTAAGAACCCTGTCTTAACCGGACAGATTTGGGTGGGAGGACTGCTACAGAAGGGCAGTCCTGTTAAGGCTGTTAGAGAAGATGGTAGCACTTACCAGTTCGATGTTCCTCAGATCAAG GGGAAATCTCTAAGAGGAGGACCTCAGATGATCCAGTTGAGCCTCGATGGAAAAAGATTGTATGCAACAAACTCGCTCTTCAGTGCGTGGGACCGTCAGTTTTACCCGGAACTCATGGATAAAGGATCACACATTATTCAGATTGATGTTGATACAGAGAAAGGTGGTCTATCCATAAACCCTGATTTCTTTGTGGACTTTGGTGATGAACCAGATGGTCCTGCGCTTGCCCATGAGATGAGATATCCAGGTGGTGACTGCACTTCCGATATCTGGATTTAA
- the LOC103863572 gene encoding protein RALF-like 32, whose translation METQPLKIFLTITIIFLYLLGHVMSKESSSPSRSLCNGSVRECSSLEETEERTVIMESWSSQRLTEEQTQTLSYKALRRNQPACDGGNRGESYSNRCLPPPSNPYSRGCSKHYRCRGDS comes from the coding sequence ATGGAGACACAACCTTTAAAGATCTTTTTGACCATTACCATCATCTTCCTCTACCTTCTTGGACACGTCATGTCCAAggaatcatcatcaccatcacgATCTCTGTGCAATGGTTCGGTGCGAGAGTGCAGCAGCTTGGAGGAGACTGAGGAAAGGACGGTGATAATGGAGTCATGGTCAAGCCAGAGACTGACGGAGGAGCAGACGCAGACGCTTTCATACAAAGCTTTGAGGAGGAATCAGCCTGCTTGCGACGGTGGCAACCGCGGCGAGTCTTACTCCAACAGATGTCTTCCTCCGCCGTCTAATCCTTACAGTAGAGGCTGCTCTAAGCACTACCGTTGCAGGGGTGATTCTTGA
- the LOC103863573 gene encoding histidine protein methyltransferase 1 homolog yields the protein MATNPTFQLFSASNDKSSSQGLGFFDSPEPPRPPPPPPVEVFSSEVSSSVAFSVDKVNIGQVTLLKGRVNTKEVFGLPNSDLVPGVYEGGLKLWEGSIDLVKALEKETQTGNVSFPGKRVLELGCGHGLPGIYACLKGADAVHFQDFNAEVLRCLTIPNLNANLSEKPPSVSVGDKEVRFFAGEWSEVHQLLPLVNDGETGTKGGYDIILMAETIYSISAQKSLYELIKTCLANPNGAVYMAAKKYYFGVGGGTRQFLSMVEKDGVLASTLVSEVTDGSSNVREVWKLSYK from the exons ATGGCGACGAACCCGACGTTTCAGCTTTTCTCTGCTTCGAACGATAAGTCATCATCCCAAGGTTTAGGGTTCTTCGATTCACCAGAACCACCTCGTCCTCCACCGCCGCCTCCTGTTGAAGTATTCTCCTCCGAG GTGTCTTCCTCCGTTGCTTTCTCAGTGGATAAAGTGAATATCGGCCAAGTCACTCTTTTGAAG GGTCGTGTGAACACGAAAGAGGTCTTTGGATTGCCTAATTCGGATTTGGTTCCTGGAGTCTATGAAG GTGGGCTTAAGCTTTGGGAAGGATCTATAGATCTTGTCAAAGCTCTTGAGAAAGAAACACAAACTGGGAACGTTTCTTTCCCCGGAAAACGGGTCCTCGAG CTTGGATGTGGTCATGGACTTCCGGGAATCTATGCGTGTCTCAAG GGTGCAGATGCAGTTCATTTCCAGGACTTCAATGCTGAGGTCCTTCGATGTCTCACCATTCCCAATCTGAATGCTAATCTGTCCGAGAAGCCTCCGTCTGTCTCAGTAGGTGATAAAGAAGTACGCTTCTTTGCGGGTGAGTGGAGTGAAGTTCATCAGCTTCTTCCGCTAGTTAATGATGGCGAGACTGGTACGAAGGGTGGTTATGACATCATTCTAATGGCTGAGACAATATATTCTATCTCCGCTCAGAAAAGTCTCTATGAACTGATTAAAACG TGCTTGGCCAATCCTAATGGAGCAGTGTACATGGCTGCAAAGAAGTACTATTTCGGGGTTGGTGGAGGGACAAGGCAGTTCCTGTCTATGGTTGAGAAAGACG GCGTTCTTGCTTCAACCTTAGTGTCTGAAGTCACAGATGGCTCTTCCAATGTCAGAGAGGTATGGAAGCTTTCGTACAAGTAA